Below is a genomic region from Prunus persica cultivar Lovell chromosome G3, Prunus_persica_NCBIv2, whole genome shotgun sequence.
AGTTTGTTCGTTAGTTTGATTGTTCCATTATTTATCACAAGTTAAAACTGTGCTATTTACTGTCTTAaccattcaaaaaaaattctgtttttatttatttatagagttGATAGCCACACTTGTTAATGTAATTCTTCTGCCTTATGGATAGGTTTTTGTTTGAGGTATCTTCAAGGTACTTGATccattctttatttattttactatGTTCAACAGGTACGATCCAATGATTTTCCAGGCCCTTTCAACGATGAAAGATATGAATGGATCTGATTTAGGTGCCATTCTTAACTTTATTGAGGTCAGAAAGAGGTCTTTTGTTATgtgttattaaaaatattttatcaaatccATTTATTCTGAAAAAGCTGTATTAGCTTATGGAATATTTATAGCTTAGTTTGGGAGCGCTGCTGCTGAGATGTAAAGGAATTATGATGAGAAGAATCCTGCATTGCATGAATCTTTTCAACTCATcatatattcaaaattaaaattttgttgcGTGAATTAAAGACTCGAGCAGTGTAAGGTTGGGAAGGTATATGCTAGTTTCATTCACCTTCCATGGGGTTACCAGTTGACTTGATATTTCTTTATCTGAGCAGTAGAATGGCACAGTTACTGACTCCTTGCCTCTCACTTGTATTTTTGAGTTAGCAATTAATCTCTAGCtgtctttttaaatttcatcttAGTACAAGAAAGATGGTGACTGTCTTGCTACACATACTGCAGCAAAGGCATGAGGTACCCGTACCACCAAATTTCAGAAGGTTATTGGGTCCAAGGTTGAGAAGGCTTGTTTCACAAGGAAAACTGGAAAaggtttatgattttttagtacttctattttctttctaacATTTCTCTACGTTGCTATGTTGAGTGCTTCTGTCCTGTCAAAATTTTGTTCCCAATTATACGACACTCTTATGATGCTTAAACATTCTGAGATTTCCCTTCCTCCTAAATGTAGGTACAAAATGGCTACAAGTTAAAAAAAGATGCAACATTTGGAACAAAAACACCTACACTTACGCGAAATCAAAGGGATGTTAGGCCCCGGAAATTGCAGAATTCTGGATCAATGACATTTACTGAAACAGTGCAGGATGCAGCTGAAACTGCTGCCCATAAACTTGCAGACGCTGAAGACAAATCCTTTGTGGCTGCTGTTGCAATGAAGGAAGCAGACAGGATTTCAAAGATGACAGAAGACAACGAGTCAATTTTACAGCTAATTGAAGAGATTTATGAACGATGTAATGCCGGAAACGCATATGCTTACTTTAGTCATTGTTAGTCTTTCCATTATCTTGATGCGTCTTAACTTCATAACATTTGTTTCAATCTTACAGGTTCACGTGGTGAAGTTGTCGCCTTGGCGTAGGTCATCAACTGTAAGTCTGATTAGTGGATTCCTTGTAATTTATCCGTATGTAAATTCGTTGATCCAATCACACAGTTTAAGCTCTTTCCTTTTCATGAAAATGCATCAGTATGCGGTTATACCAGAAGTCAATTCCATTTGGATGGTGTCTTGAGTGTTCCTGGATTCAACCTACAGCTATCTGCTTGTAAGATGTTTTCCTAGGTGTTTTTGTCTGTTTGTCTTGTGTACTCTAGCTGCTCGATGTCTAGGGTTGGTTCAATGTTACATGCCCATTAGGAACTGGGAAGATTAAAACCATGGACATGGTTTAATTAGGGCTTTTAGCAATCCCTTTTGATCTAGTTGACGATATCAAAACAAGAGGCAGAGGCTCATTTCCGATTTACGGGGTGAATTCAATTgggattttaaaaaactatttAGGGATAAAAGAACTAGTGGATTTATGCAGAATATAATGACTTATAGGATTTCATTTATGGATTTCTATAATCAAGATTTTTTAGTTATGGATTGTAAAAGATTTATATAATAGGATTTATAAGATTTGAAAGGACCACATGGATTTAACTATCCATCATCATCCCTATTTAGAGTTAGCCTCTTGTTCATGGCATAACTACACCTCTCCACTCTTGAGGTCCACCATGACTTGGATTAAGCAACCGCAAGTGATAAGATCCATTATGCAGAACTATAATCACAACCATGATGGAGCACATTGTGCTCTGTTAGGGCACAACTGCCATGTCACCCACCATTTATAGATGTCCTGTTAACCCATTTGTAGGAAAATTAATGAGAGAAGATATCCACAACACAGTATGTGAGTTCCTGAGTAATGCATGTGATTTGTTTGGCACTTCTATATATACATGCAGTGAGGCCAATTTTACCTAAAAAGAGACAAATATGAACTGGGATTTTCTAAAGTGACAGATCAAAAGGCTCTTAAACATGTTGAAATCAACTATAAAAGTTCCTTGAATttaactttattattattagattTTCATTATTCTAAATAAAGGATTGTCCATCTAATGATTTCATATTGTTCTTCGTCCTTGCGAGCTAGCTAACAGTCCAAGTTATCAGCAAGCTTCCCATCGAGGAGGTGGTGGGCGGCTCCATGCAGcaactgctgctgctgctcagAATGGGGAAGCTCTTTGGAGTTTCCCGTCAGGTGGTGGGTGGCTCCACGCAGcaactgctgctgctgcacaAAATGGGGAAGCTCTTTGGAGTTTCCCATCAAACAGGTGGTGGGCGGCTCCAAGGGGTTGCACAACAGCCCACCATGCCTACCAGGGACCTTATAAATAGATTCTTCCACACAACTCAAGTGTAATGAATCACATTAGGAATCAATTTAGGTGAAAGACCTATCACCAGTAACAGCTTCACCATGCGTTTTATTTGCTTACAAAACTACCAAGTTGCTCCATTTGCCAGCTTTCATGAGAAGCAACATGTTCATGGAAAGGAGTGCATTGCTGCCAAAAACACATAgtggatttatttttatttttttgttttattaatatCCAGAAACATTTCTTCTATTTAAAACCAAGCATGCCCGTTCATCAccatgaagagaagaaaagtcgGGTTATTATTATACCTCCATCTTCACCACAAGTTCTTTGGCTTTTGGAGCAGAGACAACTATCTGCCGAGCACATAGGTTGATGAAATCTTCAACGCCAGCAGAGATAAAATCTCACACAAAAAATCAGATGGTTTAGGGTGGGATTTGCGATAGGGTTTGGTATTTATATTCTCACTAAAAAATCACACACAATTCCACATTTAGAAGAATCCTTCGAAATTATCAAGTTTTTGAATACCATAAGactttttgttacttgtttaAAGTCCTGATTGAATACCACTAAATTTGGtaactcttttttaaaattcttaatAATCTTAATGGAATACCACAAGACTAATTTATCTCAAAATTATCTTTTAAGATCGTGTTTAGTTGTGAGAATTGTCAGACAATTTGTAAGATGGGATTAAATCGGACATGAAACTTATAAGGATAGGAACATTACCAAACAAGCTACTTTTGTTGATGGAGTGACAATTATCCAGGGCGTGACAGACCAAATTAACACAAGAAAAGTTATCAGTTGATAAATCGAACCGAAACAAATTGTGGATTATTTTAATGACATATTGTTGTGTGTCAAGTTATTATTCGTTGGTTGAATGAATAATTATGAGATTGCACGcactaaattaataaaaccaCTCTGGAAATTGCAACCCTCTCATCTCTCAATCTTACCCTCCCTCAACTATCAGTCCCTACATTTAGAATCGGTGCATTTTTTCGCATTTCACTTCATCTAGTCCATTAGGTtactttcttcatcttcatctctgCACATTGACAAAACCGAACCAACCAATAAATGGACGAAATCGAACTAGCTGAATTGTGCCCGGCCCAAGTGAAACTGAGCATCCCCAAATAAACATGCCTCGAATCAAAGTCCACATCAAATCAAGTTCATGGAAAGACTAACAGCCCGTCAGCATTTCAATATTCTTTTGCGTCTCAACAATAGAAATTCCAGCAAAGAAACTTTCACAAAATTGCTCGACTGGCAGACAACCTAAGAATCTGAAGGAGTGGTATCCCACAAACAATGCAACCTCACAATCAATATTATAAGCACATATAACCTAATGTGGCTCCTAGTTGACGCCACAATCCAAATATCAGGGCTCAGATTTATAAGAGGACAAGCCCGAGCTCCGATGGTCTCAATGCACTTCTGATCCGATAATTGTAGAGATAATAATGAAGCTTACCATCACCTGGCCCAAATTTCAGTTCCTTCAAGAATGATTCATTTTGCATGACATCCAATGCATTGAAAACATCATAATCGTTGCGCTTTGCAACAATAAGAGCATCATTCATCAACTGTAGCAAAGGCGTCTTTGTCGAAACATTATAATAGGAATAAGCTGCTTTTAAAGACGAATAATTCTGATTGCCAAGGATAGTCGAAGGAAGAGTGTAAAAACTGCAGAAATCAGTGATTACATGAGTTTCTGGACTTTCAACCAGATAACTGTTCACAACATTCTCCTTTGGAAGAAGCCAGTGCTCCACATCGTTTTCATCAAGATCAGGTGCAACAACAAACTGGCTCAAATAATCCCTAAGTAGCCGTGTAACTGCAGGAACATCATGGAGCTCCATTTTTCTGAACCCTGGGGTGACTGTTGACTCTGGTAACCTGTAAAGTTTGATTGTTCGACTCATTGTCATTCTTGCACCAAGTCTAGAGAACCCAACATCAATCAGCTTCTTTGGATTCAAAGATCTGTGCCAATATTGGCAAGTTGATATAGGCGTAGGGAGAACAACACCAGCAGTATAAGCTGCTTGCCATATATTCTCCAAGTGAACCCTCCTAGTCACCTCTTTGATCATAACAGGGGCAAGTCTCTTTGATCTAAGCTTCTTATGAACACATAGGAAATTAATCTCTGCCATGATAACAACATCATTACGAACCCGGATTCTAGAAGGAACACCAGTAATGAAGGCAACCAACTTCTTTGAACTTATGACCCGGACACCAATGTGCCAACTCCTGAAATAACCTGGAGGCCGTAGCGCCCAACGAAGAAATTCCTTTGAATAATTAAATCTAAACATGTTCTCATCATCCTCAACATAGTTATTTGTAAGAAGGTTATAGACCTCAGTGCACATCTCTTCAGAGTCTATATCACATGTGGTCCATTCATAGAGGTTGGGAAGTTTGTACGGTTCCTGTTTGACTTCAGATAACGGTGTTGGGTCCTCAATTGAACCTTCAGGCAAACTGTTGTCCCCGAGGTCCTTGAATTGCCCGACAGGTTGggtttcccaaaatttatgtttctttcCAACAGAGAGAGATTCTTGAACCTTTCGGGATAGAGAATCAAGTGTAAGGTCATTCTCAGAAGGTGCATTTCCATCAGGATTGGGGTTTGGAGTGTCTTCAGGTGATCCAGAAGATGGGTTGCTATCAACCATTTTGAACTAGTTTTAAGAAGATAGCCTGAAAGACAAATAACAAAGCCAATTCATTAATCAAcaacatatttctttttctttttgcgcCAATATACATCATAAAAAAGAATCTTCACATAAGCTTGTTAACTgctaacaaatatatatactttcaGTTACAACAGGTATATATTTGCTTTACTGGGATGACCAATGAGGACttcattttcctctcttttttccagttttgtaaaaacctaaaaaacaACTAATATCATCCTAATTTAACCATACTGCACTGACTCAATgcttctttgaaaaaaaaattaataattaagttAAACAAGCCAGGAATAACTATCTAAGTTatttgaaactagttttccatttccattctgttttctcttctttttttctcacaCTAAACACATCCgagaaacaaaatttcaatttctttatattattcTCTTCTTAGCTCAATATTCCCACAAAACTTTCCTGGATCGATAGTGAACCTCAATTTTCCCCGCGTTCCCTtaattttctcagcaaccaaacatgTTGAGAGACAATGCATACAGAAAACAGAATGCCTGGACGATCTAAGCAGCAAAATGATTAGAAAATTCCAAATAATCACTACGAGTTCAGCCACAATTATAACCAATTTTAGATTCTCATTTCTCTAAACCCATACCAAAACCAGAAAAGACAACAGGGAATATTACGCTGCTACTAAttaagattttcttttctatttcattTTCCGAAAGCAGATAAACAGAGattaaacatatataatttttattttataaaaggaTGAACTGTTACCTGAAGTTTCTCTAATCACAGTAAAGTTTGGAGCCGATCTATCAGAGATCCGTCTAGGGTttcaagagagagaggagcttTGGAGAAGTCGAAGAGGGTGTGTCATGGATGCTATTGAGTCGCTCGATCATATGCAATCATATGCAATTTTAAACTTGACTGATGggcaaatttgtcattgtgtACGCGTGCGTATTGttatggattgattgattcGATTCGCTCCAAATTTTCATGGAAAAGTTGGCTATAATTATACCTCAAAAAAtgaccaaacaaaaaagaaaagaaaagaaaatagagaagCACACGATAAGTGTTTCTTCTTGAAAGTGATTTTAGCCTACAAACGAGTTCTAAGTGAttatgaatatttatttttgcacACAATGTTCTAcgttcaaatttctttttttttcctcaagaTTTTATGTTGTGATTCTTCCTTTTTATGAGGTTCTATAGTTGTTCCAAAAGATTACAAGAAGTGAAAATGAATATGTTCAAACTATATTTCCTAGTTAATAATTTGAGGAAACTACACTAGTCTCCATGGGAAATTTAGGGGTGCATTCCTTTGCAGTAAGGTAAGACCCTCTTGCTAATCCTCCAACAGAATGTTGATCCAACAACACCACTAGACCCTCCAATTAGAGCTCAATAGATAAAACATGAATGATCAAATCTTCAATATGCATTCCATAACAATAGATTTTAGGAGGACCTTgaggaaaatggaaaaagggCTTGAAACTAGGATGAGGAATATGTGGTGAAAAAATAGTCTTGTTGGGGTTAAAGTTCGGAAGGTAGTTTgaacaataattattttttattataatacaAATGATATTGAGGGGGAagattttctcacacacattgTTAAGGTGCCATGAaagttcgaacttgagactaCTAGTCTGCAAGTCAATATCCTTTTCTATTAGACTATACCCCTATTAGCCCACAAAATACCTTTTGATTAACTAGTTTGCTAAGAAATCACAATTTAACATCATAAGGGTGACCTAGAACAAAACGAAGGCTTTGCATTCTTGGAAACCCAATATAATAGTACCAGGAAATCCAAAGTGGAAAATTGTTTCTCATTTGgcgaaattttataataaggGCGTCATATATGGATCATTCATGTGAACTTTCATATTATccacaaaattattttattaaatttaaatgaaatcactattcatatgaatCATTTTGCTAAAATAAAAgttcacatatataattcataTATGACATCCTCATCACAAAACGGATGTGTTTGATGTTGGCATGATGATCTTGCTGAACATATGACAAGTTTTTTTGACAAGTTGGGCTGTCGAGTCAAATAAGAGTAAAAAAATGCACGAATAATAGTGGCTGACGCTTATGATGCTTTGCACTTAGCCACAAACCTCCAAAAAGCACTGGCTTTTTCCTGTTTTCCACGtcgttttatacaaaaaaggGCTACATTCCACGTTGGATGCAAGTTTTCAAATTCCACTATGATTTAATGTTTATCTATAATACTTGGGTGGTTTGAATATCTATCCTTTTACTTAATTATTGAGAATCCTTGgcctttcctttttaatttggtCTTTTGcacttttaattaaaaaagatatgaattttaaaaaaatttatattaaacGGAGTTAAAAACtgaggatttttttattttattttaatatggtGAAAATTATGTGACCCTAAATCAAATGATAATTAGAAAACTATGACATTTTTATTTGTACATTTTagttgaagaaaaatttatgTGAGCTCATCACATTCCACACCTTGTGGAATTAGACAAATAGTAGTAGGTTACACATTCATTATTAGGGGAAAATAAACTTCTATGCGACAACCTCAACAAAATTATATTCAACTGATGGagcttatttttttgttttaaagacTTTTTCTATTGAGAAATgtgataatatactaaattcaCACATACTATATGGATACTATGACTCAAACTCATGACCTTGCCTGTAAGAGTAATTCCTACAAACCACTATACTAGTGGATCATTTGCGGGGTGAAGCCACCGTAGGCTAAAGTGAGCCCTAGAGTAGTCAAAATATTTAGAATAACAACAATTCAACCTTCATTTTTAAGAAGTTTAGTGGAAATTAGCCCACCCAATTTCATATTATATTAGCCTGTCCTATTACAACAACTCCTTAAATGGAAGATTATAGCCCacactaaaataaattaatggcTCTGCCcatgtttatatttatatgcttAGCTTTCTCATCATGTAACTTGAAGACGTAAGGATATATATTGATATAAAAGATCAATGAGAtcattttaagaaaatttATCATATCTTACTATTATTATGAAGACGTATTACACGGTCTATATATTAGAAGTTTTGTTGCTTCTCTATCTTTAGATGATACCGATtgtcaatattattattaattgattTCAAGATGAATAAGaatttaagagaaaatttgtgtCCAACAAGCAAAAGAATTGAAGAGAAAATCAAGTAGCCATCCCCCATTttagtaaaataaataaaaagtctcCCTAAACACCGTCACCATGGCAAAGTTTAAGTGGTAAACTACTTGCAAAGTTTTCTTTTACTTGTTGGACACAAATTTCGGAGTGACCAAACGGGCCCCGGGAGCTGGTGATAAGAGAGGAAGCCCAAGGGTATATATGGAATTTCAAGCGGGAAACACCAAAACCTAAAACCTAAAACAGAGTGAGAGTATAAACACAGCCTCTTTTTAACATTCGCCTACTTTCAAACTCCACGGCGCAGATCCGAGGAGTTTGGGAAACCCTAGCTCTCTTTTAGCAACCTACTATTCTCctctgttttctctctctagcgctcatcaacatcatcaggtcgctttctctttctctctgtctcaTACATGTTCATTCATATTCGTATATATGTGATGGGGGAATTTTAAGttgattgatttttgtggataaagtctttgttttgttggtgaattcttatgtttttatttgcgTTCTGGATCTAGATCCATGTGCTTGATTTGTGTGCaagttcttatttttctctgtTACAGATGGATTTTAATGGTACTCTGTTTGGTTATCGAGAAATTAGGGGGAGACTATTTGTGGGTTTTATCGTTCTGGGAACCAATTTgagcatgaaattgaagaattcTTCAGTTTTCTCAGCAGCCCATCAGCGAGTGATCAATGTTTGTGTAGCTAGTTAGTGCGGAAAGTGACAGTTCATATTGTTTCATTGATATGACTCTCTGTGGGGCTTTTATGTAATTGAAGGACAGCTAAATTTATGGTGAAATAGGTATTAGGATACTCTGTCCAGTCTGTATGTTTCCTTGGTCACCTTGTTTCTATGCTGAAACGCAAGATTTTTATTTCCACGTGTTGGTGTAAAGTAATTGTGTTGTCTAGGAGTTGGGGGCGAAGAGTTTATAActtaatgtttttcttttcttacatCTAAAGAATTGTACTGTAATTTCCCGATTTGATTGTTAAAGCTGATTTCCTGAATAATGTAATTATCGATTTGACCTTCTTATGCTTAGATGAAGAGGCTTATTATTTGTTACCTTTTGtcaaattatttgtttgataTGGTGGTGCTTGAACCTTGTTAAGATTTTGGGGAGTGGGCAAAGCGATGTATGTTTGCTTGTGCTTTAATTCTCTCGATAGTTGATGGGCACATGCCCTTTCAAACAGCTTTTCCAAAAAGTAGAACAAGAGTTAATGCTTGTTGTCCTCTTTGTTTGGTTAGCAAGTTTGGCTCTTCTGTGACGTATTCTGAATAAATGTTCTTTCAAGGCGTCTTGTTTGATATGGAAGTGCTTGAATCTTGTTGATATTTGGAGGAGTGGGCAAATCGGTGTCTGTTTGCTTGTGGGTTCATTCTAGCAGAAGGACATTGGCCCATTAAAACAGCTTctccaaaaattaaaacaggAGTTAATGCTTGTCGTCCTCTTTGTTTGGTTAACAAGTTTGGCTCCTCtgtcacattttttttaattagtatTCTTTCAAGCCATCTTTGGTATGCCGTTGCAATTCCGTATTTGTTGTGGACAGAGTAATAAGTGCACATAATCTGGCtccatattttatttgtatgacTGGATTCTATGAGTCTTCAAGATAGTGTTCTTTTGGGTATTATGGAACGTTAAAGTTACAAATGGTTTTCTTTCAGCAGTCATGGCAGGTGTTGCACCCGAAGGATCACAGTTTGATGCAAAGCAATATGACACTAAAATGAGTGAATTGTAAGTTTCCTTTCTGAAGATAATAATCCAATGCGTATGATTAGATTTCATCTTGTACAATGTTTTGACGAGTTTATTTGTTGTAGGCTCTCAACTGATGGACAAGAGTTTTTCACATCATATGATGAAGTTTATGAAAGTTTTGATTCCATGGGGTTGCAAGAAAATCTTCTGAGGGGAATTTATGCTTACGGTAGGTATAGCTAAGTTCATTATGTGGTGGTCTTTTGTTTGATTCAATCGTTTTCAATTGTGAAGTTGTCATAAGTCGTGATAAATCCCAGTGGGGAAGGAATACATAGATATTATTTCTAATATTCTGCTTTGCAACTTCTGAATTTTCATTATTACTTTTTGCAATAGGGAATGTGAAtaccttttttcttgtagttaTATTCGTGTATACATATCCTATATGTTTCAAGTGTATAATCTTGTTTATCTTCTGAAGGTTTTGAGAAGCCTTCTGCAATTCAGCAAAGGGGAATTGTTCCATTCTGCAAAGGCCTCGATGTGATTCAACAGGCTCAGTCTGGAACCGGAAAAACTGCAACCTTCTGCTCTGGAATTTTGCAGCAACTTGATTATGCTGTAGTCCAGTGCCAGGCTTTGGTTTTGGCACCTACCAGGGAGTTGGCACAGCAGATTGAGAAGGTTATGCGAGCACTTGGTGACTATCTTGGCGTGAAGGTTCATGCCTGTGTAGGCGGGACAAGTGTTCGTGAGGATCAGCGCATTCTTCAAGCTGGT
It encodes:
- the LOC18782232 gene encoding telomere repeat-binding factor 4: MGNQKQKWTAEEEEGLLAGVAKHGPGKWKNILKDPEFASVLIHRSNIDLKDKWRNLSVSTSGHGSKDRPRGTKVKNRVSAQHLVRNSAPTASVRPNASPASAPPNSSPASVRPSASPASVCPNASPDAMMDDAVNSAPELKSASQYDPMIFQALSTMKDMNGSDLGAILNFIEQRHEVPVPPNFRRLLGPRLRRLVSQGKLEKVQNGYKLKKDATFGTKTPTLTRNQRDVRPRKLQNSGSMTFTETVQDAAETAAHKLADAEDKSFVAAVAMKEADRISKMTEDNESILQLIEEIYERCSRGEVVALA
- the LOC18783585 gene encoding glycylpeptide N-tetradecanoyltransferase 1 — translated: MVDSNPSSGSPEDTPNPNPDGNAPSENDLTLDSLSRKVQESLSVGKKHKFWETQPVGQFKDLGDNSLPEGSIEDPTPLSEVKQEPYKLPNLYEWTTCDIDSEEMCTEVYNLLTNNYVEDDENMFRFNYSKEFLRWALRPPGYFRSWHIGVRVISSKKLVAFITGVPSRIRVRNDVVIMAEINFLCVHKKLRSKRLAPVMIKEVTRRVHLENIWQAAYTAGVVLPTPISTCQYWHRSLNPKKLIDVGFSRLGARMTMSRTIKLYRLPESTVTPGFRKMELHDVPAVTRLLRDYLSQFVVAPDLDENDVEHWLLPKENVVNSYLVESPETHVITDFCSFYTLPSTILGNQNYSSLKAAYSYYNVSTKTPLLQLMNDALIVAKRNDYDVFNALDVMQNESFLKELKFGPGDGKLHYYLYNYRIRSALRPSELGLVLL